The following proteins are encoded in a genomic region of Magallana gigas chromosome 1, xbMagGiga1.1, whole genome shotgun sequence:
- the LOC136274562 gene encoding uncharacterized protein — protein sequence MSRFKRYITQEWMAFPSLEREKIMTRETRDVQFNISTSREIAETVCTSAFDSSEPYKTCHKYVSDLSNSSLSNCINDVIMTGDHSITAIHVEAALHQCVTFVGLNTTLQNVHPTVTLILQNLCPSNCSGHGVCNTGNCSCEVGFGGSDCSFDILSPPVIWESTPTGTCDKSLHQCSRIYFNGRYFLETVEKNCFITKQFIDNDGSSIALTQLERPLEEENLFRGSCSLPSDDVTSWVTKYMFNVSFDRKQFTQTFSFFIYQSECQYHTVEKGYDHFILKKGYCFINSACIQHTVVNPENLCEVCDPGKNSYQWSENKDCVPVSTSKPPESSASTFVFIVIAAVMSFLVLVTLIVCIKVWRYKRSRRYANFNANGDQVYKRNVVRKYWMRLFDDGKFSYTPEGIQFSNLTYSSHSAEGPD from the exons ATGTCTCGTTTCAAGAGATATATAACTCAGGAATGGATGGCATTTCCTAGCCTCGAAAGAGAGAAAATTATG acAAGAGAAACACGAGATGTACAATTCAACATTTCCACTTCCCGAGAAATTGCAGAGACGGTGTGTACATCAGCATTTGATAGTTCTGAGCCATATAAAACATGTCATAAATATGTCAGTGATCTGAGTAATTCTTCACTCTCCAACTGCATAAACGATGTCATT ATGACAGGTGACCATAGCATCACAGCTATCCATGTTGAAGCGGCTCTACATCAATGTGTGACTTTCGTTGGTCTGAACACAACACTGCAGAACGTTCATCCTACCGTAACGTTGATTCTACAAAATCTTTGTCCCAGTAATTGTAGCGGACATGGCGTGTGTAACACGG GTAACTGTTCGTGTGAAGTTGGATTTGGTGGAAGTGATTGTTCTTTTGACATTCTGTCGCCTCCAGTTATCTGGGAATCGACGCCAACTGGTACTTGTGACAAATCTCTGCATCAATGTTCCAGGATTTATTTTAATGGTCGCTACTTTCTGGAAACTGTGGAGAAGAATTGTTTTATCACCAAACAATTT ATTGATAACGATGGATCGTCGATTGCTCTTACCCAACTAGAGCGCCCCCTTGAGGAAGAGAACCTGTTTAGGGGGTCGTGTTCCTTGCCAAGCGATGACGTCACATCCTGGGTTACCAAGTATATGTTTAATGTGTCATTTGACCGGAAACAGTTTACTCAGACATTCtcgttttttatttatcaatctgaATGTCAGTACCATACAGTTGAAAAAGGATATGACCACTTTATATTAAAG AAAGGATATTGTTTCATCAATAGCGCATGCATACAACACACGGTAGTTAATCCTGAAAATCTGTGTGAAGTGTGTGATCCAGGCAAAAACAGTTACCAATGGTCAGAAAATAAAG ATTGTGTACCTGTATCAACTTCAAAACCACCGGAATCATCCGCTTCTACATTCGTGTTTATAGTCATTGCAGCGGTTATGTCTTTTCTCGTTTTGGTCACACTAATAGTATGCATAAAGGTCTGGAGGTATAAGAG GTCAAGACGATATGCAAATTTCAATGCGAATGGGGACCAGGTCTACAAAAGAAATGTAGTTAGGAAATATTGGATGCGCTTATTTGATGACGGCAAATTTTCATACACACCGGAAGGCATTCAATTCTCTAATTTGACATATTCAAGTCACAGTGCTGAAGGGCCTGATTAA